A window of Nonomuraea angiospora genomic DNA:
GCACGAGATGCCCGTCGAGCAGCTCCTCGATGTCACCGCTGATCTGCAGCCGACCCGTGTTCAGGACGACCAGCCAGTCGCACGTCTCCTCCAGGTCGGCGACGACGTGCGAGGACAGCAGCACGGTCAGCTCCCGTTCGGCCAGCTCCGCCATGATCGAGCGCATCACGTCGTGGCGGGCGAGGGGGTCGAGGTTGGCCAGCGGCTCGTCCAGCACGAGCAGGTCGGGCCGGCTGGCCAGCGCCAGCGTGACCGCCACCTGTGCCTGCTGCCCGCCCGACAGCCTGCCCACCTTCTGCTTCAGCGGGATGCCCAGCCCGGCGAGCCGGTGGGCAGCTGCTGCGGCGTCCCAGCGGGTGTTCATGCGGCGGCCGAAGGCGAGCATCTCAGCGACGGTGAAGCTTTCGTACAGCGGCTTGTCCTGTGCCACGAACGCCGCCTCGCCGGCCACGCGGACGCTTCCCAGCGCGGGCCGCAGCAGGCCCACGGCCGCGTGCATGAGCGTGGTCTTGCCCGCGCCGTTGGGCCCGACGAGCGCCGCCACGCGTCCCGCGGGCACGGACAGCGAGCAGTCGCGCAACGCCCATGTACGGCGATAGCGGACCCCCAGCCCGGTCGCCTCCAGCGCGGGCCTCATGCCACGCCCTTCTTCACGGCGTCGGCCAGGACCACGCTGAACAGCGCCCGCAGGTCCTCCTGATCGAGCTCTGCCGCGCGGGCGTCGCGCACCCACGCCTCCAGATCGCGCCGCAGCCGCGTGTGCTCGGCGAGCGTCGGGCCCGCGATGCCGCGCCGAACGAACGTCCCCATTCCTGGCCGCCCCTCGACCAGCCCTTCGCGCTCCAGCTCCCGGTATGCCTTGAGCACGGTGTTGGGGTTGATGGCCAGGCTCTCGACCACCTCGCGGGCGGTCGGCAACTGGTCACCGGGCCGCAGTGTGCCGAGCCGGAGCGCCTGTTTGACCTGGTGAACGAGCTGCAGGTACGTCGAGACGCCCGAGCTGCGGTCCAGGTTGAACTCGATCAACCAAAACATCCTTTCACTAACTGAATAGTGAAAGGATGTTGGTTTGGGACGCTCGTTGTCAACCTGCAGTTGTCAGGCGACGCCGTGTTCGGCATAGGGACGGGTCTGGAGGCAGCAGGTCTTGACCGACGTCGCCGACGCCCGCCCGACCCGGTGCCTGCCCGCGACCGATGAGCAGCGCTGATCGTAACCGCCCGCCTGCTGGCGACCCGGTCGCCGGTGTCACGAGGAGGGTCGCCCCGATGAGTGGGATGCCGCCGGTCGAGTCGAGGCGGGGATGGCTACGGCGTGTCGGTGATCGCGCCGTCCAGGCCGGAGCGTTTGAGATCTAGCGTGCTCAGGTCGCATCCGCGCAGGTCGACGCCCGTCAGGTCACACTCACGGAACGACGTGTGGTCGAGGATCGCACCGGCGAAGACAGCGCCGGTCAAGGTCGCCGGCTGGATCATCGCACTGCCCAGCCGAGTGAAGGCGATGTTCGCGTCGACCAACTCGCTGTAGCCGAACCCCGCCCTGGTGAGGTCCACGCCGGCCAGGTTGGCGCCGGTCAGGTCGGCACCGGAGAAGATGGCGCCGCGTGCGGACGCTCGCGACAGATCCGCGCCGGCGAGGTTGGCACCGGCGAAGAGCATCTGGTCGAGGTCCAATCCGCGTAGATCGGCGCCGGAAAGATCGAGTTCTTCCTCCGCGTTGCCGGCGCGCCACTGATTGAAGGCGTACGGCCCCTGTCTCAGGATCCCGATGACCTCCGCCGGTCCCCCTGCCGTCGCCCCGCCGGCCTCCCCGTCGAGACGCCCCACCCGCTCAGGACCGTCGGGGGTGCGGGCGACGGGCGCGTCGAGGACGGCGACTTCCTCCCTCGCGATGGCGAGTTCCGCGGCAAGTTCCTCGTCGTACGGATACATCTCCGCCATCGCCTCCACCATCGAGAGGCGAGTGCTCAGCAGTTTCAGCGCGTTGTCCCGATCGCCGCCGCGCTTGGCCAGGTCGGCGAGGCGCTGGAAGGCCAGGCCGGCTTCCAGGGCGGTTTCCGAGCTCGGGTTCGCCTGGAAGAGCCGGGTACGGATCCACGAGCACTCGGCCCAGGTCTCGTATTCCTGGTCCGCGTGCTCCGGCAGGTCGAGCGCGCGGTACACCTCGCCGAGGTGCTGCAACGAGCCGGCGAGCCGCTGGTCCGCTTCGATGAAGGTCGGGTGCTCGGCCGCGAGCTCGTGGTAGATGTCCACGGCGGCCGTGAGCACGGCCTCGGCCGCCGCCGGCCGGCCGTCGGCGAAGCGGGCCTGGCCGCAGGTGTCGTACGCGGCTCCGAGACAGAACCTGGCCTCGTCACGCTGCGGGTGGGTGGCGGCCCACTCCTTGACGGCGGACAGCGATCGTTCGGCCACCTCTCGCGCGGCGCGCGGGAAGTCGTGCCGGATCAACATGGCGACCAGGTGGTCGCGGATGGGACGGTGGTGGCCGTTGCCTGCCGGCACGTACGGCGCGATCTCTCCCAGGAGCGCCATCCCCGCGTACTCGGAGTCCGTCTCCAGGCTCTCGACGACGGCGAGGACGAAGTGCGTCAGGTCACCCATCCCCTGGACCGCCAACAGGTGCCGGCAGACCGCGACGTAGTCGTCGAACGTGCCGTCGCCGTGCGTCCGGGTGTAGTGCATGTTCATGGCGCGCTCGTGACGGTCGGCGATCGCCGGGCCTTGGTGCGGCGCGAGCATCTCCGCGAGCCAGCGGTCGGCGAAGTAGACGGTGTCCCCGTCCCACCCCTCCCACCCGTTGAGCAGTCCGAGCTCGGCGAGCCGGGCCGCGGTGTCCTGCACGCTTTTGAGCGCCGCCCGCTTGGGCTTCGGGCGCTCCCTCCGGTCGGGCTCGCGGGTGTCGCAGGCGACGGCCAGGTCGTACGCGGTGACGGGGACGGTGGAGATCGCGGCCTGGAGCAGGGTCTCCCGCTGTTCCCCTGTCAGCTCGGCCATGATGAGGTCGAGCGGTACGGCCCCCGATGCCACGGCCGCGAGCCGTTCCCCCACACCCTGGGGGTTCGCCGCCAGCCAGGCGTCGGCCAGTTGCAGGGACCGTGGATGCGCCGCGGTCGCGCGGACCACTCGCTCCCGGGTGGCCGGATCCGCCGTGGACAGGAACGGCAGCCCGGCTGCCAGCTCGGTTCCCGCGGTGAGGTCCAACGGGTCGAGCCGTAGGACACCGAGCCGGTCGTCCGTGGTCGACGGCGGTAGTGAGGTCCGGCTGGTCACCAGCACCCGGCCGCGATCGGCGGCCTGGCACAGCCGGTCGAACGCCTCGCCGAAGCCGGGATCCAGGTAGCCCGCGCCGTCGAGGTTCTGGCTCAGGTCGTCGAAGAGCAGGACAAGGGGGAAGCTCTTCAGCAGCCGGCAGGTCGTGTCGAACATGGCGTCGTCCGACGGAGCCAGGCCGAGGGCTCCCATCATGCGCGTCTGTTCCTGGGAGAGCTCCTCGCCCCAGCCTAAGAAGGCCTCTGTGACACCTCGGAACAGCGTTTGCGGCGACCACCTGCCCACCACGGCGGCCACTCCCCAGCCATCGGCCTGAAGCCGCCCGAGCACCTGGCGGGCCAGGGCGCTCTTGCCCATCCCCGCTCCCCCGGTGATCACCAGCCCGGCCGGAGCTGCGGCCAGCGTGGTCAGCGCGGCCCGCACGTCCGGCTCTCTGGCCAGGCCGGGCGGTCCGAGCCGCCGCACCTCCGGGCTCATGTTCTCGTCCCCGTTCACGATCGTCCTCCAGCAGGCACGACGAATTGGACTGATCAACCCCCGATTGCCGGGTGAGCCTACTTGATCGTCGGCGATCTCTTGGGCGATCTCCGAAATGAGCCAGTCATCGAAGTTCAGCAGCCTGGTGATGCCGGGCGGTCGGCTCCGGATCCAGCGGTCTGCCGCGGCCCGCCGGCGCGCGAGGGCAGCAGCACGACGACGAGTACGGCGCCGAGCGCCACGCAGAGCGCGCCCGCCGTGAGCCCGCCCGAGTAGCCCATGACGGCCAGCGCGGCCACCCCGACGGCGCCGCCGATCTGCTGGACGGAGGTGAACAGGGCCGAGCCGAGACCGACGTCCTCCTCGGTGGTGCCGTCGACCGCGGCCACCGCCATGACGGGCAGGCTCAGCCCGTTGCCCACACTCAGGATGAGCATGCCGGGCAGGACGTGGGCGGCGTAGGAGTCACCCGCCGCCACGCCGGACAGCAGCAGCAAGCCGGCGATGTTGACCAGGAACGCCAGCAGGAGCGCCCAGCGCGTCCCGATCCTGAGCGAGACACGGGAGGACAGCCACATGCCCGCCAGGATGCCGGCACCGTAGGGCAGGTAGGCGATGCCGGCCAGGAGCGGGCTGTAGCCCAGAGCGGTCTGCACCTGGATCATCAGCAGGAACGACATCGCGTACATCGCCATCGAGAACAGCAAAGTCGCGCCGTTGGCGACCGCCCGCGTCCGCGAGGCCAGGAACGATCCGGGCACCAGCGGCGCCGCCGCCCGCGACTCGGCCACCAGGAACCCCACCGCCAAGACGGCGGAGAGCACGACGGCTCCGATGACGAGCGGATCGCTCCAGCCGGTCTCGCCGGAGCGCAGCAGCCCGTACACCAGCGACACCGCGGCACCGGTGACCAGGACCGCGCCGGGAACGTCGAGGCGGCGCCGGCCGGGCGCGCGGGACTCGGGGACCAGGCGGGGCAGCGACGCCAGGGCCACGGCGACGACGGGCAGGTTGATCAGGAAGATCCAGCGCCAGGACACCAGGTCGGTCAGCGCCCCGGACAGCACCAGGCCCGAGGTCCCGCCCAGGGCCGCGATGCCGCCCCAGATGCCCAGCGCCCTGGCCCGCTCCTCCGGCCCCGGATACAGCAACGTGATCATCGACATCGCCGCAGGCCCGGCCATCGCGGAACCGGCGCCCTGCACGAACCGCCCGATCACGAGCTGCCACGGCTCCCGCGCCAGCCCGCAGGCCAGACTGGCCGCCCCGAACAGCGCCACCCCGACCAGGAAGACGCGGCGACGGCCCAGCAGATCCGCCATCCGGCCGCAGAGCAGCAGCAGACCGCCGAAGGCCAGGAAGTAGGCGTTGGCGACCCAGGGCAGCCCGGACGCGCTGAAGCCCAGCTCATCGCGGATGCTGGGCAGGGCCACGTTCACGACGGTGTCATCGAGCACCAGCATGAACTGGACAAGACACAACACAATCATCGGCACCCGACGACGCTATGGTCCGCCGCGTTTGGCCACAATTCGCGACGAGGCCAGACTGTGTCGCATGGAGGACATGGGCGCGATCATCGTCGGCCACTTCCCGCTGACCTCCGGGGAGTGGATCCCGCCGCACAGCCACACCCACCACCAGCTCGCCTGGACCCGGCGCGGCGTCCTGGGCGTCGAAGTGGGCGAGGTGTACTGGGTCCTGCCGCCCACCCGGGCACTGTGGCTGCCCGCCGGTGTCATCCACGCGACCGGCGCGACCCGCGACGCCGTACTGTGCAGCCTGTACCTGGCGCCGGAGCGCTGCCCCCTGGACTGGCCCGAGCCCACCGCGGTCGGCGTGGACGGCCTGCTCGCCGAGCTGATCGGCTACCTGGCCCGCCCCGGCCTCGCCGACGACGCGCGGCTGCGCGCCGAGGCCGTGCTGCCCGACCTGCTGCGCCCGCTGCCCACCCGGCCCATCGACGTGCCGCAGCCCACCGACGAGCGGGTCCAGGTGGTGGCGGCCGCCCTGCTGGCCGACCCCGCCGACCCGCGCAGCCTGGAGGCTCACGCCCGCGCGGCGGGCGTGAGCAGGCGAACCTTGACCCGGCTGTTCGTACGCGACACGGGCATGAGCTTCGACCACTGGCGCACACAGGTACGGCTGCGCGCCGCCCTGCCGCTGCTGGCAGAGGGCCAGCCGGTTTCACGGGTGGCACACAGCGTGGGGTACGCGACGGCGAGCGCGTTCCTGGCCGCCTTCCGCCGCACGGTCGGCACCACACCCCGGCGCTACCTGCTCAGCCGCGGATCATGGGGTTGACGCGGGTCACCGAGCCTGCGCCTAGGAGACGCGTTCGGCGTTGGAGATGTAGCCGCCTCCGCCCGGGTAGACCCAGGCGCCGTTGAGGGTGGTGTCATCGGCGCTGAAAGTGCCCTGGTAGTAGGCGGGTGAGCCGCGCTCGCCGGCCCAGATGGTGAGGGTGTCACCGAGGAGCTCGTAGGTGTAGTCCAGGGTGCTGCCGTCATCGCCGTAGTAGCGGGAGGTGATGTCGGCGCCGGGTTCGGCCATCAGCTTGCGCTCCCGGCCGATGATCTCGATGCCGAAGGTGTCACCGAGCCGGACGTCCTGCTGGAGGAAGTGGTCGTTCAGCCAGCGGTAGGTGACGGTTCCCTCATGACCGCCGGTGATCTTCCACGTGCCGACGAGCCGGGCCAGGGCCTGCAGTGCGGGGTCGTTGCTCATCGCGGTCTCCCTCGGAGTGAACGAATGTCGCCCATTCTGACCACGCGCGGCGCCGAAACTCATCGGTCCCGCAACGGGGAGTTCCGAGCACTTCCTCCGTCGTCGCTGACGCGGGGTTCGCCGGAGTCGATGACCGCGTCCAGCACGTGGTCGAGCCGTTCCTTGATCTCCCAGCCCTGCGTCGCGGGTTCGGTCTCGTCGGGCAGCAGCAGGGTGCTGGACACCAGTGGTTCGCCGAGTTCGGCCAGCAGTGCCTGGGTGACGAGGTGATCAGGGATGCGGACGCCGACCGTCTTCTTCCGGGGGTGCAGCAGCCGCCGGGGGACCTCTTTGGTGGCGGGCAGGATGAACGTGTAACCGCCGGGAGTCGCCGCCTTGACCTGGCGGAACAGCGCGTTGCTCAGGTGTACGAACTGTCCGAGCTGGGCGAAGTCCCGGCATACCAGGGTGAAGTGGTGGTCGCTGCCGAGGCCGCGGATCTCCCTGATCCGGTCGAGGCCCTCCTTGTTGCCGGGTCGGCATCCCAGGGCGTAGCAGGAGTCGGTGGGGTAGGCGATGAGCCCGTCCGCCCGCAGGATCTCGGCGATCTGGCTGATCAGGCGGGGCCGGGGGTTGCGATCGGCGCGGACCGCACCCGGCTCACGTGGTCCAGATGGTCAACAGCGGGCCAGCACCGCGAGCTCCCCGTTGAAGCCCACCACCAGTTGCCCGCTCGACGTCAGCGTCATCGAATAGGGCATCGACGGGCATAACCGGCACCGTAACTCCCCCGCTGACGCGGATCGGCCGCAGGGGCGCTGACGGCCTTGGAGGTCAGGCGGTTGGGCGGCCTTCGAGAGGGTTGGCGGCGATCCGCCCGGCGACGTCGTTCCTGACCGATGCGGCGGCCGCGCTGTCCGGCTTGCGCCTCGCCTGGTCCTCGAAGCACGCCAGGAACTCCGCGCCGAATCCCAGCCGAGGATAGCGGGCGAGGATCTCCGCCCTGGCGTCCGGCGAGAACTCCTCCGGGTGCCGTCCGACCACCTCCCAGCTGCTGGCGACCTGCAGCAGGTGGGACTCGGGGTCGCCGGCCGGGGACACGTCTTCGCGCATGTGCAGCATGATGATCTCGGTGACCCTGGCGGCCCGCCCCGCCGGCCAGCCGGCCGCCACGCCGCAGACCCAGGCCAGCTGCCCTCCCGCCTCCTCGAACGGCAGCCGGTGGCTGTCGAAGGCCTCCGTCAGCCCGATGTCGTGGAGCAGCGCCGAGACGTAGAAGAGCTCGTCATCGAAGGCGATCCCGTGCGCCGTGCCGTACACGGCTCCCCACAGGTAGGAGCGGACGCAGTGGTTGAACAGCGCGGGCGAGCAGAAACGGGTGGCCACCGACAGCGCCGCCACGGCGGCGGGAGTCTCCGGAAACATGGGGCCAGCTTTTCAGCTGGACGTCAGGTCCCGAGGTCCGACCTTGGCCGCATGCCGGCGGTGGTACCCGATGCGGGGGTCGCGCTGATCAAACCGGCGCCGTCGCGCCCAGCCGATAACCCTGCCTTGGCGGTGCGTATGCACCGGCCCGCCGGCTATTCGCCCTCCGTGACCCGGATGATGGTCTTGCCGGGAGTGCGCTGGGCCGGCGCGAACGCGGAGGGCGCCTCGGCGAGCGTCCGCACGGCCCCGACGATCGGGCGGAGCCGTCCGTCCCGGACCCGCCGTGCCAGGTCCGCCAGCCGGGCACGATCGGGCTCGACGACGAAGAAGATCGCCCGCCCGTCACGGGGGCGGACCGTGGGTGGCGAGACGATGGTGACCAGCGTGCCGCCGTCGCGCACCAGCGCGGCCGAGCGGTCCAGGATGTCACCGCCGATCACGTCGAGAACCACGTCGACCTGACCGGCATCTTCGAGACGGTCGGCCTGCAGGTCCAAGAAGGCGTCCACGCCGAGGCCGAGTGCCGTGTCCCTGTCGCCGGCCCTGCCGGTGCCGATCACTCGGGCGCCCGCCTCGCGTGCGAGCTGCACCGCGACAGAACCGACACCGCCCGCGCTGCCGTGGATCAGGACGGTCTGGCCGGCGGCCAGGCGGCCGTGGTCGAACAGGCCCTGCCACGCGGTCAGTCCCGAGATCGGCAGTGCGGCGGCCACGGTGTGGCCGACGCCGGCCGGCAGCGGGGCGAGGTTGCGGGCCTCAACCGCCACGTACTCGGCCAGCGAGCCGTTGCGGGCCCAGTCGGTCAGCCCGAACACCCGCTGGCCGACGGTCAGGCCGGTCGTCCCGTATCCCAGCTCGGCGACGACACCCGACACCTCGTGCCCCGGCACACTGGGCGTCCGGTCGCGGCCGGCGCGATCGGACCACGTTCCCGGCCAGTCGAGCTCTCCGGGGGTGAACCCCGCGGCATGCACCCGGACGACGACGTCGTTCTCGGCGGCGTGCGGGTACGGCTCCTCCGTCAGGGAAAGCCCGGCCAGACCGGCGGCGCGGTCTCGAACGGTGATGGCCTGCATGACGGGTCCTCGCTCGTGGTGGAGATGTCCAACAGGACGAACGTACAGGCGTTCTCCTCCCGAACGGGTCTTGGCCACGACGTAATCAGACCGCGGTGGTCAGGGGCGGAGGCGGGAGGAGGGAGTGGCGGGGGAGGCCGGGCGGCCGACCCGGGCCACGTGGAGGAGGGTACGGGGGTCCGCGACGCCCAGCCGGTCCGCGAGCGTCCGTCTGGTCGGCTCGCAGTCGATGATCTGGCTCAGCGGGTGCGTGGCGTAGCCGTGGGCGGACAGGGTGAGCCAGTGCCGCATCAGCACGCGCCCCAGCTCCAGCTCGTCCTCGACCGCCCCCACCAGCACCAGGACGTCCCCGTCGTAGTCCAGCAGGTCCCGCGAAGCGCCGGCCAGCACCCGGGGCAGGCCCAGGGGGCGCAGGGCCGGGTAGAGGGCGAGCGAGGCGCGCAGGCCGATGGCCTCCGCCCTGCTGAGGGACAGGGCCCGGTCGGTGAGGCCGTCGAGCAGGTAGCGGCGGTGGCGGCGGGTGAGCCGCAGCCAGGCGCGCAGCTCCCGCGTCACCTCCCGGTCGCCGAACTGGTGCAGGTCGGCCGCGTGCAGCAGGTCCGCGAGGTCGCGGCAGGCCAGCCGCCGCATCCCGGTCAGCTCCGCGACCAGCGGGTCCGGCAGGCGTCCCGGGTGGTACTCGCCGCGGTTGGCCCCGCGCGCCCGGACGTCCGCCGTCGTGAAGGGCGTCCGGTACGGCTGCGCGGCGGCGTACAGGACACCCACCCGGCGCGGCCCCGGATCGGGACGGAACCCGACGGACAGGCCGGCGTCGGCGCAGACGATCAGGCAGCACTCCACGAACGCGCCCAGGCTCAGGCGCAGGTCGCGGCCCGTGGGGTCGCTGATGGGCAGGGCGCGTGAGGGGTCCCAGCCGACCTCGGCCCCGTCGTCCGTGTAGGTGAGGGTCCAGGGCTGGGTGTTGTGGGCGCTGGGGGCCCGCCAGAAGTCCGGCTCCAGCGGCCGCAGCCGGTCTTTCACGCCGTCAGGCCCTTCTCGTAGAAGGTGTAGCCGTGCAGGGGGCGGCCGCCCATCGCGGTGTACTGGGCGGCGGATCCGGGGTTCGTGCGCTCGACGTACGTGCTGCGCAGCGCCCGGTAGCCGCCCCGGCGCAGCCCGTCGTGCAGTTCCCGGGACAGCAGCCGCATGTAGCCGTGGCCCTGCTCCCCGGGGACCGTGCCCTTGATGATGAGCACGGCCTCGCTGCGGTAGCGGGATCGGGTGGCCAGCAGGCGGAGCTGGTTCAGGAGGTGGAGATTGCCACGAATTTTCGCGATAAATCGCGAAATGTCGGGCAAGCACAGCACGAACGCGACCGGCCGCTCCCCCTTCGTCAGGTACAGCAGCAACGACTCGTCCAGCAGGTACGCCAGCCCGTCCGTCTGCGCCGCGAGCTGCTCCGCCGAGATCTCCGTGTAGTAGCCGAGCTGCGCGAAACTGGCGTTCAGCATCTCCCGCAGGATCGGCAGCTGCTCCGCCACGCGCCGCCGGTCGCCTCGGTGCACGCGCAGCCCCTCGGCCGCGATCCGCCCGTCGTCGAACGCGAACACCGGCTCCTCCGGCACCGGGCAGATCCAGGTGTCGGACTCGAAGCGGCGCGCGAAGCCGCACGCCTCGTACGCGACCGGATAGTACGGGTGGTTCCAGGCGCTGTCGATGAAGCCGCGCTCGCCGAACCCGGACGTGATGACCCCGCCTGCCTGGTTGGGCAGCAGCGACACCGGCCCGAACACCGCCTCCTTCCCGGCGGTGCGCCCGGCCGCGAGGATGTCGTCGAACAGCTCCTCCGCCGCCTCCTCCGCGAACTCGGTCAGCCCGAACAGCTGCGTGGCCCGGCCCAGCTTGGCGTCCAGCGCGGCGTCGGTGTGCAGGGTGGTCCGCGCGACCACCCGCCCGCGCCGCCTGAGCAGGAACAGCCGTACCCCTTGCCGGTGCCACGCGCGTACCTGCGCGTGCAGCGGCGGAATGAAGCGCGGCTCGCCCGCGTAGACGCGGTCGGTCAGAGAGAGGAAGTCGCGCAGGTCACGGCGGCTCTCAACGGGATGCAGCGTCACCCGCGCCTCACCCGGGGACCTTCGCCGTCCTCGACGGACAGCTCCGTGGACAGCGGGGTGAACGTCTCGATGTGCGCCATCGGCCCGCCCTCCGCGCGCCAGACCCCGTTGCTGTAGCCCTCCGGCTCGGCGTTGTAGAGCCGGATGTAGCCGCCGGTGGCGTTCCTGGTGCCGTCCGTCACCCACTGCATGAGCTTGCGGTGGTGGCGGCTGCGGGCGAAGCGCAGCAGCGCGTCGCGGTCCTCGAAGAACGCGAGCGTGCCCAGCGTGAACGGGAACTCCCAGTAGACCTTGTGCCAGCAGTAGCCGCGCATCCGCTTCATGTCCCGCACCATGCGGAACCACGTCAGGGTGAGCGTGAATATCGACAGCGGCCCCCGGTAGCGGGTCGCGCCGACGAACATCGCCGTCGCCCGCCCCTGCGGCGGGGCCTTGCTGAAGTCCGTGGTCCTCATGCGTCCTTCACCAGGTAGACGTTCTTCATCTTCGTGAGCCCGGCGAACGGCCCCTCGCCCGGGTCGAAGACCTTGACGCGCAGGTCGGCGGCCGTCGGGTCCTCCTTGAGCGACTCGGCGAAGTCGCGCGAGACGGCGCTCAGGTGGGCGACCACGCCCTTGCGGCAGATCTCGGCGAGTTCGCCGCGGTCGGCGGCGCCGGGGCCGCGCAGCTCGATGTTGATCACCGGGCGGTACTCCAGGCCCGGCAGCTCCTCCAGCGACAGGCAGAACCGGTTGATCGCGGCCGCGTACGGGTTGCCCTGGTAGAGGCCGTACTCGACGTCCTGCGGATACAGGTTGGCCCCCATGTAGGAGATCGTCGAGTCCTTGCGGCCGAACAGGAACAGCAGCGGCAGGTTCATCCGCTCGTCGGTCCACGCGCGCTCGTACGCGTCGGCGCCGAGCGCCCGCTTGACGTCGGCGAGGGTGTGCAGCCTGGCCTCGTCGCCGACGTTGTAGCGGAGCTTGGGCTGCAGGCAGCTCTTGGTGTTGATGGTGCACAGCAGCTCGCCCTCGCTGTTGACCTCCAGGAACGTCTCCAGCGGGTTGTAGTGGAAGATCATCGGCAGCCGCTGCTCCCCCGGCCCGAGCAACAGCTCGCGCAGCCCCCGGTCGGTGGCCAGGCGCCTGCGTAGCCACACGCTGAACCCGCTCTCGGCGCCCATCCCGATCGTCAGGTCGCTGGCGCCGTAGCCGGAGCGGACCTCCTCGAAGCGCTCCTCCAGGTAGTCGCGCAGCGCCTCGGTCATGCCCTCGCCGCCGACCATGCCGCGGATGCGGTAGTCCGCCCACGGGAAGCCGCTCTCGTCCAGGCGGTCGCGCAGGTGCTTGAGGAACGGCGGGTACGCGGCCACCACGTAGTCGTAGCCGGGCCCGAAGTGCTCCAGCGTGT
This region includes:
- a CDS encoding cyanamide hydratase, which encodes MFPETPAAVAALSVATRFCSPALFNHCVRSYLWGAVYGTAHGIAFDDELFYVSALLHDIGLTEAFDSHRLPFEEAGGQLAWVCGVAAGWPAGRAARVTEIIMLHMREDVSPAGDPESHLLQVASSWEVVGRHPEEFSPDARAEILARYPRLGFGAEFLACFEDQARRKPDSAAAASVRNDVAGRIAANPLEGRPTA
- a CDS encoding DUF4188 domain-containing protein; protein product: MRTTDFSKAPPQGRATAMFVGATRYRGPLSIFTLTLTWFRMVRDMKRMRGYCWHKVYWEFPFTLGTLAFFEDRDALLRFARSRHHRKLMQWVTDGTRNATGGYIRLYNAEPEGYSNGVWRAEGGPMAHIETFTPLSTELSVEDGEGPRVRRG
- a CDS encoding DHA2 family efflux MFS transporter permease subunit, with the protein product MIVLCLVQFMLVLDDTVVNVALPSIRDELGFSASGLPWVANAYFLAFGGLLLLCGRMADLLGRRRVFLVGVALFGAASLACGLAREPWQLVIGRFVQGAGSAMAGPAAMSMITLLYPGPEERARALGIWGGIAALGGTSGLVLSGALTDLVSWRWIFLINLPVVAVALASLPRLVPESRAPGRRRLDVPGAVLVTGAAVSLVYGLLRSGETGWSDPLVIGAVVLSAVLAVGFLVAESRAAAPLVPGSFLASRTRAVANGATLLFSMAMYAMSFLLMIQVQTALGYSPLLAGIAYLPYGAGILAGMWLSSRVSLRIGTRWALLLAFLVNIAGLLLLSGVAAGDSYAAHVLPGMLILSVGNGLSLPVMAVAAVDGTTEEDVGLGSALFTSVQQIGGAVGVAALAVMGYSGGLTAGALCVALGAVLVVVLLPSRAGGPRQTAGSGADRPASPGC
- a CDS encoding ABC transporter ATP-binding protein, whose translation is MRPALEATGLGVRYRRTWALRDCSLSVPAGRVAALVGPNGAGKTTLMHAAVGLLRPALGSVRVAGEAAFVAQDKPLYESFTVAEMLAFGRRMNTRWDAAAAAHRLAGLGIPLKQKVGRLSGGQQAQVAVTLALASRPDLLVLDEPLANLDPLARHDVMRSIMAELAERELTVLLSSHVVADLEETCDWLVVLNTGRLQISGDIEELLDGHLVLTGPDEASAAGTQVVWASRAGRQVSMLIRGAPPLDPRWQARRPRLEELVMGYLRSPESAALPGLTGVGA
- a CDS encoding NADP-dependent oxidoreductase, yielding MQAITVRDRAAGLAGLSLTEEPYPHAAENDVVVRVHAAGFTPGELDWPGTWSDRAGRDRTPSVPGHEVSGVVAELGYGTTGLTVGQRVFGLTDWARNGSLAEYVAVEARNLAPLPAGVGHTVAAALPISGLTAWQGLFDHGRLAAGQTVLIHGSAGGVGSVAVQLAREAGARVIGTGRAGDRDTALGLGVDAFLDLQADRLEDAGQVDVVLDVIGGDILDRSAALVRDGGTLVTIVSPPTVRPRDGRAIFFVVEPDRARLADLARRVRDGRLRPIVGAVRTLAEAPSAFAPAQRTPGKTIIRVTEGE
- a CDS encoding GntR family transcriptional regulator, with amino-acid sequence MIEFNLDRSSGVSTYLQLVHQVKQALRLGTLRPGDQLPTAREVVESLAINPNTVLKAYRELEREGLVEGRPGMGTFVRRGIAGPTLAEHTRLRRDLEAWVRDARAAELDQEDLRALFSVVLADAVKKGVA
- a CDS encoding helix-turn-helix transcriptional regulator, with the translated sequence MEDMGAIIVGHFPLTSGEWIPPHSHTHHQLAWTRRGVLGVEVGEVYWVLPPTRALWLPAGVIHATGATRDAVLCSLYLAPERCPLDWPEPTAVGVDGLLAELIGYLARPGLADDARLRAEAVLPDLLRPLPTRPIDVPQPTDERVQVVAAALLADPADPRSLEAHARAAGVSRRTLTRLFVRDTGMSFDHWRTQVRLRAALPLLAEGQPVSRVAHSVGYATASAFLAAFRRTVGTTPRRYLLSRGSWG
- a CDS encoding pentapeptide repeat-containing protein → MNGDENMSPEVRRLGPPGLAREPDVRAALTTLAAAPAGLVITGGAGMGKSALARQVLGRLQADGWGVAAVVGRWSPQTLFRGVTEAFLGWGEELSQEQTRMMGALGLAPSDDAMFDTTCRLLKSFPLVLLFDDLSQNLDGAGYLDPGFGEAFDRLCQAADRGRVLVTSRTSLPPSTTDDRLGVLRLDPLDLTAGTELAAGLPFLSTADPATRERVVRATAAHPRSLQLADAWLAANPQGVGERLAAVASGAVPLDLIMAELTGEQRETLLQAAISTVPVTAYDLAVACDTREPDRRERPKPKRAALKSVQDTAARLAELGLLNGWEGWDGDTVYFADRWLAEMLAPHQGPAIADRHERAMNMHYTRTHGDGTFDDYVAVCRHLLAVQGMGDLTHFVLAVVESLETDSEYAGMALLGEIAPYVPAGNGHHRPIRDHLVAMLIRHDFPRAAREVAERSLSAVKEWAATHPQRDEARFCLGAAYDTCGQARFADGRPAAAEAVLTAAVDIYHELAAEHPTFIEADQRLAGSLQHLGEVYRALDLPEHADQEYETWAECSWIRTRLFQANPSSETALEAGLAFQRLADLAKRGGDRDNALKLLSTRLSMVEAMAEMYPYDEELAAELAIAREEVAVLDAPVARTPDGPERVGRLDGEAGGATAGGPAEVIGILRQGPYAFNQWRAGNAEEELDLSGADLRGLDLDQMLFAGANLAGADLSRASARGAIFSGADLTGANLAGVDLTRAGFGYSELVDANIAFTRLGSAMIQPATLTGAVFAGAILDHTSFRECDLTGVDLRGCDLSTLDLKRSGLDGAITDTP